The Peptococcaceae bacterium genome has a segment encoding these proteins:
- a CDS encoding ATP-grasp domain-containing protein translates to MKARILVTDGQPRMTLAVVRSLGKKGLEVLAAEKTRFAPALYSKYCSRSLVYPDPKKYPGEFFNWLVESLQKYRCDACMPVDDAALEVVMERREEVEKICHFVLPPVDSYRIAADKGLSVLAAQRAGLLCPETVQPNDLEKLDDIIKRLELPVVIKPRKSSGSRGIKLVKERKELAGVYLRVHKEHPYPIIQEYIPPAAKYSVCLLFNKSSQLRASFVQRQIRHYPVDIGTSVVQESVFFPELVEQGLKLLKDLNWTGIAELEFLVDKQGKAYFMEINPRFWGSLHLAVIAGVDFPWLLYKLAVEGDAEEVNSYKQGIKCRWLLPGDILHFITNKDRLKMDPPFLAGKKRDVYDDILSLDDPLPALGFLLACFRYLLDREMWRFVLKGDYFEKYTDS, encoded by the coding sequence ATGAAGGCAAGGATATTGGTTACGGACGGTCAACCCAGGATGACCCTGGCAGTTGTCCGCTCATTGGGCAAAAAAGGGCTGGAAGTGCTGGCAGCGGAAAAGACCAGATTTGCTCCCGCTCTTTATTCCAAGTATTGCAGCCGTTCATTGGTTTATCCCGATCCGAAGAAATATCCTGGAGAATTTTTCAATTGGCTTGTTGAAAGCCTGCAAAAGTATCGCTGTGACGCATGTATGCCCGTGGATGACGCAGCTCTGGAAGTTGTTATGGAACGAAGGGAAGAAGTGGAAAAGATTTGCCATTTTGTTTTGCCGCCGGTAGATAGTTACAGGATTGCTGCCGACAAGGGGCTCTCGGTTTTAGCCGCACAGCGCGCAGGGCTGCTTTGCCCGGAGACTGTGCAGCCAAATGATTTGGAGAAATTAGACGATATAATCAAAAGACTGGAATTACCAGTAGTGATCAAGCCGCGAAAAAGTTCGGGTTCAAGGGGCATAAAGCTTGTAAAGGAAAGAAAGGAGTTAGCCGGGGTTTATCTTAGGGTTCACAAGGAGCATCCTTATCCGATTATACAAGAATATATACCGCCTGCCGCAAAATACAGCGTGTGTCTTCTGTTTAACAAATCTTCTCAATTGAGGGCTTCTTTTGTGCAAAGACAGATCAGGCATTATCCGGTGGATATAGGAACAAGCGTGGTGCAGGAAAGCGTCTTTTTCCCGGAACTGGTAGAGCAGGGATTAAAGTTGTTGAAGGATTTGAATTGGACAGGGATTGCCGAGCTTGAATTCCTGGTGGACAAGCAGGGGAAGGCATACTTCATGGAAATAAACCCGAGGTTTTGGGGCTCCTTGCACCTGGCTGTTATAGCGGGAGTAGATTTCCCCTGGCTTTTGTATAAGCTGGCTGTGGAGGGGGATGCGGAAGAAGTAAATTCATACAAGCAGGGCATAAAATGTCGCTGGCTTCTGCCGGGCGATATTCTTCATTTCATAACCAACAAAGACAGGCTGAAAATGGATCCGCCATTTTTGGCCGGAAAAAAAAGGGATGTTTATGACGACATCCTCTCCCTGGACGACCCGCTACCAGCCTTAGGCTTTCTTTTAGCGTGTTTCAGGTACCTGCTCGACCGCGAAATGTGGAGATTTGTTTTAAAGGGTGATTACTTTGAAAAATATACTGACAGTTGA